From the genome of Ananas comosus cultivar F153 linkage group 18, ASM154086v1, whole genome shotgun sequence, one region includes:
- the LOC109723837 gene encoding AT-hook motif nuclear-localized protein 20-like, whose translation MGGVDPAASAAAAPSSLRLHHLHHHLLLLRDPSDVNSAAPTTPNSSASNANAATTNNNDDDAPLSPSEPDPDPDPDPDPDPPGSGSSSGRRPRGRPPGSRNKPKPPIVVARESPSALRSHVLEIASGADIAGAVAAFARRRGRGVSVLSASGAVANVTLRQPAAPPGAVVALHGRFDILSLSGAFLPAPTPPPPAGLTVYLAGGQGQVVGGSVVGELLASGPVMVVAATFANATYERLPLPDDDPDPAADAAAAPTPSEGMQLQEIPGNNGGGDLAAQPVSMALYNLPPNPHISNGRSSSPPPY comes from the coding sequence ATGGGAGGCGTCGaccccgccgcctccgccgccgccgccccgtcctctctccgcctccaccacctccaccaccacctGCTCCTCCTCCGCGACCCCTCCGACGTCAACAGCGCTGCTCCCACCACCCCCAACAGCAGCGCCAGCAACGCCAACGCCGCCACCACCaacaacaacgacgacgacgcccCGCTCTCCCCCTCCGAAcccgaccccgaccccgaccccgaccccgaccccgaccccCCGGGCTCCGGCTCGTCCTCAGGGCGCCGCCCGCGCGGGCGACCCCCGGGCTCCAGGAACAAGCCCAAGCCTCCCATCGTCGTCGCCCGCGAGAGCCCCAGCGCGCTGCGCTCCCACGTGCTCGAGATCGCCAGCGGCGCCGACAtcgccggcgccgtcgccgccttcgCACGCCGGCGCGGCCGCGGCGTCTCCGTCCTCAGCGCCAGCGGCGCCGTCGCCAACGTCACCCTCCGCCAGCCCGCCGCCCCCCCGGGCGCCGTCGTCGCGCTCCACGGCCGCTTCGacatcctctccctctccggcgcctTCCTCCCGGCCCCAACGCCGCCGCCCCCCGCTGGCCTCACCGTCTACCTCGCCGGCGGCCAGGGCCAGGTCGTCGGCGGGAGCGTCGTCGGCGAGCTCCTCGCCTCGGGGCCCGTGATGGTCGTCGCCGCCACCTTCGCCAACGCCACCTACGAGCGCCTCCCCCTCCCCGACGACGACCCCGATCCAGCAGCAGACGCCGCGGCGGCGCCTACTCCTTCCGAAGGAATGCAACTGCAGGAGATCCCGGGGAACAACGGCGGCGGGGATTTGGCGGCGCAGCCGGTTTCGATGGCGCTGTATAATCTGCCGCCGAATCCGCATATATCGAACGGCcggtcgtcgtcgccgccgccttaTTAA
- the LOC109723876 gene encoding uncharacterized protein LOC109723876 — MTSAPPSMPPVQVPTPTPPSMPPVQVPASTIAQLDVKLSGPNYREWSVSIQLLFDALDLTGHIDGAGPPTDDSKLKDWLVADRRARGIISTSVNIDIRMQLINLSTAHQMWSLLRQMYEQSSYAQSYAEFQEISMAHQGERSIQEFYSFMQARWRQLATMDEPLCRTCSACQCTVKQKQVRDQQRLFQFLMRLRPEFEALRGQLLHRTPFPTIDVALAELIAEETRLRVLSSSSSAMPNVLAAHGPASPPPVPAPTYHQPPSSYIPNPGTRKDKRSIQCRYCHLWGHSIQDCRKKKWADQHLRSSRNMPTVASAPSVPPVNNASSTEQQPSTIQLSLPQLLQMFQQHQLTPSTSSGQSSSIFSSTPSGFGMTGPGGSSDRDFDWTGP; from the exons ATGACATCCGCACCTCCATCGATGCCGCCTGTACAGGTTCCTACACCGACACCTCCATCAATGCCGCCTGTACAGGTTCCTGCATCGACTATTGCCCAGCTCGATGTTAAACTCTCCGGGCCTAATTATCGTGAATGGTCGGTGTCCATTCAACTCTTGTTTGATGCTCTCGATCTTACTGGACATATTGATGGTGCTGGTCCACCAACCGATGATTCCAAACTCAAGGACTGGCTCGTTGCTGATCGACGTGCTCGTGGAATTATTTCTACATCGGTAAACATAGACATTCGGATGCAGCTTATCAATTTGTCCACCGCTCACCAGATGTGGTCTCTTCTTCGGCAGATGTATGAGCAGTCTAGTTATGCTCAATCATATGCTGAGTTTCAAGAGATCTCCATGGCTCATCAAGGTGAGCGTAGTATCCAAGAGTTTTACAGTTTTATGCAGGCTCGTTGGCGTCAACTGGCGACCATGGATGAACCCTTGTGTCGCACTTGCTCAGCTTGTCAGTGTACTGTCAAGCAAAAGCAGGTGCGTGATCAACAACGATTGTTCCAGTTTCTTATGCGCCTACGACCTGAGTTTGAAGCATTACGTGGCCAACTACTCCATCGAACTCCCTTCCCTACTATTGATGTGGCTCTCGCGGAATTGATTGCTGAGGAGACACGTCTTCGAGTTTTGAGTTCCTCTTCTTCCGCAATGCCTAACGTTCTTGCTGCTCATGGTCCTGCAAGTCCACCTCCCGTGCCAGCGCCTACTTATCATCAACCGCCTTCTAGTTACATTCCAAATCCTGGTACTAGAAAAGACAAACGAAGCATTCAATGTCGTTACTGTCATCTTTGGGGTCACTCAATTCAAGATTGCCGGAAAAAGAAATGGGCAGATCAGCATTTACGATCCTCTCGTAATATGCCTACTGTTGCATCTGCTCCTTCTGTTCCTCCGGTCAACAACGCGTCATCTACAGAGCAGCAACCTTCAACTATTCAATTGAGTCTTCCTCAACTACTGCAGATGTTTCAGCAACACCAATTGACTCCATCCACTTCGTCAGGGCAGTCCTCCTCTATCTTTTCATCTACGCCATCAGGTTTTGGTATGACTGGTCCTGGAG GATCG